A single genomic interval of Mycobacterium sp. DL592 harbors:
- a CDS encoding glycosyltransferase family 2 protein, protein MTFDPDEALHVLTVHYNTPDLTSRLVREFPRITPRGRRVFIHILDNSSEPENLRMLQQATDGVHGTTLDVSDRNVGFGEGINCLASRNDIQPSHVVWLLNPDTRLEPGCLGELEAELDSGRFDVVSPLIFSGDGDEDRWIWYCGGDINVRQLRVTHQLYGSSLGEAGREPFETGFVTGAAPMMRADTFHDLGGFRRGYFMYWEDAYFSWQARGTGRRLGVVPAAHLWHAVGASSGYGKSRSFYYWSTRNRFTFAGDIGLSRWQVVGGRRGVECFRPIAHAIREREGRLSKVRHAIRGTLDGFLGTQRVPS, encoded by the coding sequence ATGACTTTCGATCCCGACGAGGCTCTACACGTTCTGACCGTTCACTACAACACACCCGACTTAACCTCACGTCTTGTGAGGGAGTTTCCCCGCATCACGCCTCGTGGGCGCCGCGTCTTCATCCATATTCTCGACAATTCGTCAGAACCTGAGAATCTGCGGATGCTCCAGCAGGCTACCGACGGCGTGCATGGAACCACCCTTGACGTGAGTGACCGCAACGTTGGATTCGGAGAGGGCATCAATTGCCTTGCGAGCCGTAACGATATACAACCTTCGCACGTCGTTTGGCTACTGAACCCCGACACTCGGCTCGAGCCCGGATGCTTGGGCGAACTCGAAGCGGAACTCGACAGCGGTCGGTTCGACGTTGTGTCACCGTTGATCTTCAGCGGAGACGGTGATGAGGATCGGTGGATTTGGTACTGCGGCGGCGACATCAACGTTCGACAGCTGCGTGTGACCCACCAACTTTACGGATCGAGTCTGGGTGAGGCGGGACGCGAGCCATTCGAGACCGGGTTCGTAACTGGGGCAGCTCCGATGATGCGGGCAGACACCTTCCACGACTTGGGGGGGTTTCGCCGGGGCTATTTCATGTACTGGGAGGATGCGTACTTCTCGTGGCAGGCAAGGGGGACGGGCCGACGTCTTGGTGTTGTACCGGCCGCGCATTTGTGGCATGCGGTTGGCGCATCGTCCGGGTACGGGAAGAGCCGGAGCTTCTACTACTGGTCAACTCGGAATCGGTTCACCTTTGCGGGCGATATCGGCCTTTCACGATGGCAGGTTGTGGGGGGACGCCGTGGCGTCGAATGCTTCCGTCCGATCGCGCACGCCATACGAGAGCGAGAGGGCCGATTGTCAAAGGTGCGCCATGCTATTCGAGGAACCCTCGACGGGTTCCTGGGGACACAGCGAGTTCCCAGCTAG
- a CDS encoding LamG domain-containing protein, with protein MSSSENNPRLVFSDIESGGLFSRREVFRRLGLLGVGASGALVLSSCQQATQDSSAPDTSTEPTGAQQSDTPEAISAVNAADIPWPAGLVAMWDFQGDPEGGNTVTSSLGVAPLILTARGSKVVVKSSTDPGPFGPSLVLDGETVYVKDGEIGALDVTKHGGQVTVLTWINDTADNHDDSDINGMAFRAGSYCTGGPEESLQYGSYFDAIRYITWTHGHYTPHIGAQDGPTPGFASNHDYAASARKCFTGVGQGQWHMEAFTYDGKKITAFIDGLSDVWKAVKEPPPSEPGYTLHPTVDRNPYVLNKPINSSPKMKRFSIGAAVKGEPPEFPGVHFTTGKLGGVAVFDRCLTAEEIMAVRLRTLKPNEPITTYSFEVTSVGAHPLAEIGWSAVAGPLNSDVSAAWGDDYRVSRPSGSPKAFLRKTSKALGAAWVPLTGLSSSQIKSVRFKLLSEKPSASPQRVLVRVGDTWWASDTAYGTVKAHSADTKWSRAESVTHPMRWDPGLWRSVSLRPGSLILSDGHNAAPIPPGGLTAIGFLSEGGDGSVVRITDVEIFPN; from the coding sequence ATGAGCTCCTCGGAGAACAACCCCCGTCTGGTATTCAGTGACATCGAATCTGGCGGATTGTTCTCGCGCCGTGAGGTTTTCCGCCGCCTAGGGCTTCTCGGCGTTGGCGCTTCGGGCGCGTTGGTCCTAAGTAGTTGCCAGCAGGCCACGCAAGATTCATCAGCTCCAGATACCAGCACTGAGCCGACGGGGGCGCAGCAGAGCGATACCCCCGAGGCCATATCTGCGGTGAATGCCGCCGATATCCCGTGGCCGGCGGGTCTTGTTGCGATGTGGGATTTCCAGGGTGATCCAGAAGGTGGGAACACGGTCACCTCCAGTCTCGGAGTCGCACCGCTGATCTTAACCGCGCGTGGGTCGAAGGTTGTTGTCAAAAGCTCGACTGACCCCGGTCCATTTGGTCCCTCGCTAGTGCTCGATGGAGAAACTGTTTATGTGAAGGATGGCGAGATCGGGGCATTGGACGTCACCAAACACGGTGGCCAAGTTACCGTCTTAACGTGGATTAACGACACTGCCGACAATCATGACGATTCAGACATAAATGGTATGGCCTTCCGGGCCGGCTCATATTGCACAGGCGGCCCGGAAGAGTCTTTGCAGTACGGCTCTTACTTCGATGCAATCCGTTACATTACATGGACTCATGGACACTATACCCCCCATATTGGTGCGCAGGACGGACCAACGCCAGGATTCGCTTCCAATCACGACTATGCCGCGAGCGCCAGGAAGTGCTTCACAGGTGTGGGCCAAGGGCAATGGCACATGGAGGCGTTTACTTATGACGGCAAGAAGATAACCGCCTTCATAGATGGATTATCTGATGTATGGAAAGCGGTCAAGGAACCACCTCCGAGTGAACCGGGTTACACACTGCACCCAACGGTCGATCGAAATCCATATGTTCTGAATAAACCCATTAACAGCTCACCGAAAATGAAGCGATTCAGCATTGGCGCAGCGGTGAAAGGGGAGCCCCCTGAATTTCCAGGCGTACATTTCACGACCGGTAAGCTGGGTGGTGTTGCGGTATTCGACCGATGCTTGACGGCCGAGGAGATCATGGCGGTCCGCCTCCGTACGTTGAAACCGAACGAGCCCATAACAACTTATTCTTTCGAGGTTACCTCCGTGGGTGCGCACCCATTAGCGGAAATTGGATGGTCCGCCGTTGCGGGGCCATTGAATAGCGATGTGTCCGCGGCATGGGGTGATGACTACCGCGTCTCACGACCGTCTGGTTCACCGAAGGCGTTCCTTCGCAAGACCTCCAAGGCTCTAGGCGCCGCCTGGGTACCGCTCACTGGACTGTCGAGCTCACAGATCAAGAGTGTTCGTTTCAAGTTGCTTTCAGAAAAGCCATCTGCTTCGCCTCAACGAGTACTCGTCAGGGTAGGAGACACCTGGTGGGCATCCGACACTGCCTATGGAACGGTTAAGGCGCATTCGGCCGACACCAAGTGGTCTAGAGCTGAGAGCGTTACCCACCCGATGAGATGGGATCCGGGGCTGTGGCGGTCGGTGAGTCTTCGGCCGGGGTCACTGATCCTTTCCGACGGTCACAATGCCGCGCCTATTCCGCCGGGCGGATTGACGGCAATTGGCTTTCTGTCGGAAGGCGGTGATGGTTCGGTGGTCCGTATTACTGACGTGGAGATCTTTCCGAATTAG
- a CDS encoding glycosyltransferase family 4 protein, which translates to MKVLLLTPYSPLTQHDHAANDLMRPLVNALAGFSEVHVYAPGQRNGTLDQWKVDGVTYHAGSAVRRTQLDRISPYPYAGRGSWSRQSTREALAVARTLRPDILHAEYNQTAEALLRCDKHVRHTLMRTSITLHDLSWGTAERSLLSHNMIRKWMQEIERVKMRRTRSAILTNVDAALVYSKRDKEKLSDAAGIVEVVPVGVEPPRTRWIGDRPHTAVFGGAMWRAENEVAAVFLAREVMPLVRQVLPTAELRVFGARPTALVRALDGANGVTVVGQVDDYDDEFLHAAVSLAPSMVDAGVFLKAIRPMAMGCPVILNSASASPIAGLVPGLHALVGDGAQSIANHIVTTMQNTEQARQLGGAAMDLAREHYSWERTANAYMEVFRRMLQGQSPFRGADSRPAT; encoded by the coding sequence ATGAAAGTGCTGCTACTGACACCGTATTCGCCTCTGACTCAACATGACCACGCAGCGAACGATCTGATGCGGCCCCTCGTCAATGCACTGGCAGGCTTTTCGGAGGTTCATGTATATGCGCCCGGTCAGCGTAACGGCACACTAGACCAGTGGAAGGTTGACGGTGTCACCTACCACGCAGGCTCGGCTGTGCGCAGAACACAGTTGGACCGTATCTCGCCTTATCCATACGCGGGCCGCGGATCATGGTCTCGACAATCCACGCGGGAAGCTCTAGCTGTTGCACGGACATTGCGCCCCGACATTCTGCACGCAGAGTACAACCAGACCGCGGAGGCACTTCTGCGCTGTGACAAACACGTGCGTCACACATTGATGCGCACCAGCATCACGCTTCACGACTTGTCGTGGGGAACGGCTGAAAGGTCACTCCTGAGCCACAACATGATCCGCAAGTGGATGCAAGAGATCGAGCGTGTGAAGATGCGGCGCACAAGAAGCGCCATCTTGACCAATGTGGACGCCGCACTCGTGTATTCGAAACGCGACAAGGAGAAGCTCTCCGACGCTGCCGGAATCGTCGAAGTCGTCCCCGTCGGAGTAGAACCGCCTCGCACGAGATGGATTGGAGATCGGCCCCACACCGCCGTTTTCGGCGGGGCGATGTGGCGCGCAGAAAATGAGGTCGCTGCTGTCTTTCTCGCACGGGAGGTCATGCCGCTCGTGCGTCAAGTGCTACCCACTGCTGAACTGCGAGTATTCGGAGCAAGACCGACTGCTTTGGTTCGTGCGCTCGACGGTGCGAATGGTGTCACCGTCGTTGGGCAAGTCGATGATTATGATGACGAGTTTCTCCACGCGGCGGTGAGTCTTGCGCCGTCCATGGTCGACGCGGGCGTATTCCTGAAGGCGATTCGGCCGATGGCCATGGGCTGTCCGGTCATTCTGAACTCCGCAAGCGCCAGCCCCATCGCGGGCCTTGTTCCAGGCTTGCACGCACTTGTTGGTGACGGTGCGCAAAGCATTGCGAACCACATTGTTACGACAATGCAGAACACTGAGCAGGCGAGACAGCTGGGTGGAGCGGCAATGGACCTCGCGCGCGAGCACTACAGTTGGGAGCGCACTGCTAACGCTTACATGGAAGTGTTCAGGCGAATGCTCCAGGGCCAAAGCCCGTTCCGAGGGGCGGACTCACGACCGGCAACGTAG
- a CDS encoding glycosyltransferase yields MPSVALIGTRGYPSYYGGFETATRKLAPYLVEEGWDVTVYGRHNASRLDDPERDPRVQTRVTRGLETKSLSTLSYGLTSTFDAAVRRPDVALVMNVANGYFLPLLKARNIPSLVNVDGIEWDRDKWNALAKRVFYQGARCTARWSDGLIFDAKAIESYWQQKFRATGTFIPYGGTVPPPLPVPDGLVHRGYVLIVARFVPENSVPQFFEAVCTIAAKHQVVIVGTTGYGGELDDAARQLATDWPTVTWLGHVSNDKLLLALWQHAGVYFHGHSVGGTNPALVQAMAAGAPTLARDTVYNREVLGSAGRFVPGESQAIARAVLDMMDDRAGLDQASRANQTRAEDDYSWKQVCTEYEQALRALLTST; encoded by the coding sequence TTGCCGTCTGTCGCGCTGATCGGAACGCGGGGATATCCGAGCTATTACGGTGGCTTCGAGACAGCAACCCGGAAACTCGCCCCCTACCTCGTGGAGGAAGGTTGGGATGTCACCGTATACGGTCGGCATAACGCATCAAGGCTCGACGACCCCGAGAGAGATCCGCGCGTACAGACGCGGGTGACGCGGGGCCTGGAGACCAAGAGTCTGAGTACCCTTTCCTACGGACTCACATCGACATTCGACGCCGCGGTGCGACGTCCTGACGTAGCACTGGTCATGAACGTCGCCAACGGATACTTCCTCCCGTTGTTAAAGGCGCGCAACATTCCCTCGCTGGTCAATGTCGACGGTATCGAGTGGGATCGCGACAAGTGGAACGCACTGGCCAAACGCGTCTTCTATCAGGGGGCCCGATGCACGGCACGCTGGAGTGACGGTCTGATCTTCGACGCGAAGGCTATCGAGTCCTACTGGCAACAGAAGTTCAGGGCCACAGGAACTTTCATCCCATATGGAGGGACCGTTCCGCCGCCACTGCCGGTGCCCGACGGTTTGGTGCACCGGGGTTACGTGCTGATCGTTGCCCGTTTCGTGCCGGAGAACAGCGTCCCTCAGTTCTTTGAAGCGGTGTGTACGATCGCCGCCAAGCATCAGGTGGTCATCGTGGGGACGACCGGATACGGCGGGGAGTTGGACGACGCAGCGCGGCAGTTGGCCACCGACTGGCCGACGGTGACCTGGCTGGGCCACGTCTCCAACGACAAGTTGCTGCTCGCCCTCTGGCAGCACGCCGGCGTGTACTTTCACGGCCACAGCGTCGGTGGTACGAATCCGGCACTGGTTCAAGCCATGGCAGCAGGCGCCCCAACGCTGGCCAGAGATACCGTGTACAACCGGGAGGTACTGGGATCGGCCGGACGATTCGTGCCAGGCGAGTCGCAGGCCATCGCCCGGGCCGTACTGGACATGATGGACGACCGCGCGGGACTCGACCAGGCAAGCCGGGCCAACCAGACGCGCGCCGAGGACGACTACTCCTGGAAACAGGTATGTACGGAGTACGAGCAGGCGTTACGCGCGTTGCTCACATCGACCTAG
- the rfbB gene encoding dTDP-glucose 4,6-dehydratase: MRLIVTGGAGFIGSNFVRHVIDHTGYHVTVLDKLTYAGNRASIKDLPDKRVAFVHGDVADAAVVDGLFAGADAAVHFAAETHNDNSLHGPKPFLDTNLVGTFTLLEAARKYGTRFHHVSTDEVYGDLALDDPGRFTEASPYNPSSPYSATKAGSDLLVRAWVRSFGVAATISNCSNNYGPYQHVEKFIPRQITNVLCGLRPKLYGEGRNVRDWIHADDHSSAVLRILEQGRIGETYLIGADGERDNKSVIEMILTLMGHAANAYDHVGDRPGHDLRYAIDATKLREELGWQPKYRDFTRGLADTIEWYREHADWWGPAKDATEAFYAGLGQ, translated from the coding sequence ATGCGGTTGATTGTGACCGGTGGCGCGGGTTTCATCGGATCAAATTTCGTCAGGCATGTGATCGATCACACCGGCTATCACGTGACCGTGCTCGACAAACTGACTTATGCGGGCAATCGGGCGTCCATCAAAGATCTACCGGACAAGCGGGTCGCATTCGTCCACGGCGACGTCGCCGACGCGGCCGTAGTTGACGGGCTGTTTGCCGGGGCCGATGCCGCGGTTCACTTTGCTGCCGAAACGCACAACGACAACTCGCTGCATGGACCGAAACCGTTCCTGGATACCAACCTGGTGGGCACGTTCACCCTGCTTGAAGCGGCCCGAAAGTACGGAACCAGGTTTCATCATGTCTCTACCGACGAAGTGTATGGCGATCTGGCGCTTGATGATCCGGGCAGGTTCACCGAGGCCAGCCCGTACAACCCTTCGTCGCCGTACTCCGCGACGAAGGCAGGAAGCGATCTCCTGGTGAGGGCCTGGGTCCGTTCGTTCGGCGTCGCAGCGACCATCTCGAACTGCTCGAACAACTACGGGCCTTACCAGCACGTCGAGAAGTTCATCCCGCGACAAATCACCAATGTGCTGTGCGGTCTGCGCCCCAAGCTCTACGGGGAGGGGCGCAACGTTCGCGACTGGATTCATGCGGACGACCACTCGTCGGCGGTGCTGAGGATCCTGGAACAGGGTCGCATCGGAGAGACCTATCTCATCGGCGCCGACGGGGAGAGGGACAACAAGAGCGTCATCGAGATGATCCTCACCTTGATGGGGCATGCTGCGAATGCGTATGACCATGTCGGCGACCGGCCCGGTCACGACCTGCGCTACGCGATCGACGCCACCAAGCTACGTGAAGAGTTGGGCTGGCAACCGAAGTATCGGGACTTCACGCGCGGATTGGCTGACACCATCGAGTGGTACCGCGAACACGCAGACTGGTGGGGGCCGGCCAAAGACGCCACCGAGGCGTTCTACGCCGGCCTCGGCCAGTGA
- a CDS encoding sugar transferase, which translates to MTAAGESNELQVAAHTDTALTNRFASWQYGYARRLVAIDFVGVVAAVGLAHWIRFGNMPVVPRTPQGPSYTTVSLTIAVIWLAALYAARSRSVRIIGAGAEEYRRVWVATLSVFGGVAIVSMLFKLEIARGYLLVALPAGIVILALMRWSVRRSMIRARMKHGRYITRVLAVGSVPAVRDLTQSLAREQWSEYQVVGACIPGPNIHTHVDVPGVRKVPTFGDESNVVEAVLATGCQAVAVTATERLHSRAIRDLSWELEKLDVDLLVAPGVADIAGPRLQMRPVSGLPLIHVEKPQYDGAKRFQKRVFDVAFSSAVLLCGFPFLVLVALAIKLTSAGPILYRSSRIGLDGKPFVMLKFRTMIDGADRMVDRLARHNDFQGGVLFKLHDDPRVTPVGRYLRKYSIDELPQFINVLKREMSVVGPRPPLAKEVNSYDDYAMRRLLVRPGITGLWQVSGRSDLSWEDTVRLDLFYVENWSMVADLLIALKTMKAVFSHSGAY; encoded by the coding sequence TTGACAGCTGCAGGCGAAAGCAATGAGCTACAGGTTGCGGCCCACACCGATACAGCGCTGACCAACAGATTCGCCTCGTGGCAGTACGGCTATGCGCGGCGCCTCGTCGCCATCGACTTCGTCGGAGTCGTTGCCGCGGTTGGGCTTGCCCACTGGATTCGATTCGGCAACATGCCCGTGGTACCCCGAACTCCGCAGGGCCCCAGCTACACAACGGTCTCGCTGACGATTGCCGTCATATGGTTGGCCGCGCTATACGCTGCCCGATCCCGCTCGGTGCGAATCATCGGCGCGGGCGCAGAAGAGTACCGCCGTGTCTGGGTGGCGACCCTGTCGGTGTTCGGTGGCGTTGCGATTGTCTCGATGCTGTTCAAACTCGAGATCGCCAGGGGCTATCTCCTTGTGGCCCTTCCGGCGGGAATCGTCATTCTTGCCCTGATGCGCTGGTCGGTCCGACGCTCGATGATCAGAGCCCGAATGAAGCACGGCCGGTACATCACTCGCGTACTGGCGGTCGGCAGCGTTCCCGCCGTTCGTGATCTGACTCAATCCCTCGCCCGCGAGCAGTGGTCGGAATACCAGGTCGTCGGCGCGTGTATACCCGGCCCCAACATCCACACCCACGTCGACGTACCCGGCGTCAGGAAAGTCCCGACATTCGGTGACGAATCCAACGTGGTGGAAGCCGTCCTGGCCACCGGCTGCCAAGCCGTAGCGGTCACAGCGACCGAGCGCCTCCACAGCCGCGCGATCAGAGATCTGTCATGGGAACTCGAGAAGCTCGACGTCGACCTACTCGTCGCGCCCGGTGTCGCCGATATCGCAGGACCGCGACTTCAGATGCGACCGGTGTCGGGACTCCCGCTGATCCACGTCGAGAAGCCACAGTACGACGGCGCCAAGCGCTTTCAGAAGCGAGTCTTCGACGTCGCGTTCTCGTCCGCAGTCCTGCTGTGCGGCTTCCCGTTCCTCGTCCTCGTCGCACTCGCCATCAAGCTGACGAGTGCAGGACCCATCTTGTACCGATCGAGCCGTATCGGCTTGGACGGCAAGCCATTCGTCATGCTCAAGTTCCGGACGATGATCGATGGCGCTGATCGCATGGTCGACAGATTGGCGCGCCACAACGACTTCCAGGGTGGGGTGCTGTTCAAGCTCCACGACGACCCTCGAGTCACCCCCGTCGGCCGGTACTTGCGCAAGTACAGCATCGACGAACTGCCACAGTTCATCAACGTCCTCAAGCGCGAGATGAGCGTTGTCGGACCGCGCCCCCCACTGGCCAAAGAGGTCAACTCCTACGACGACTACGCGATGCGCCGTCTGCTCGTACGGCCCGGCATCACGGGCCTGTGGCAGGTCAGCGGCCGCTCCGACCTGTCGTGGGAGGACACCGTCCGGCTCGACCTGTTCTACGTCGAAAACTGGTCCATGGTCGCCGATTTGCTGATCGCTCTGAAAACGATGAAGGCCGTCTTCTCACATTCAGGGGCGTACTGA
- the rplA gene encoding 50S ribosomal protein L1, protein MSKTSKAYREAAEKVDKSKLYTPLEAAKLAKETSSKKQDATVEVAIRLGVDPRKADQMVRGTVNLPNGTGKTARVAVFAVGEKAEAAIAAGADVVGSDDLIEKIQGGFLDFDAAIATPDQMAKVGRIARVLGPRGLMPNPKTGTVTPDVAKAVADIKGGKINFRVDKQANLHFVIGKASFDEKKLVENYGAALDEVLRAKPSSSKGRYLKKITVSTTTGPGIPVDPAVTRNFTEEA, encoded by the coding sequence ATGAGCAAGACAAGCAAGGCATACCGCGAAGCCGCCGAGAAGGTGGACAAGAGCAAGCTCTACACCCCGCTCGAGGCCGCCAAGCTCGCCAAGGAAACGTCGTCGAAGAAGCAGGATGCGACCGTAGAGGTAGCGATCCGGCTGGGCGTCGACCCGCGCAAGGCCGACCAGATGGTCCGTGGCACCGTCAACCTGCCCAACGGCACCGGCAAGACCGCCCGCGTCGCCGTGTTCGCGGTGGGTGAGAAGGCCGAAGCCGCCATCGCCGCCGGCGCCGACGTCGTCGGCAGCGACGACCTGATCGAGAAGATCCAGGGTGGCTTCCTCGACTTCGACGCCGCGATCGCCACGCCCGACCAGATGGCCAAGGTGGGCCGCATCGCCCGTGTGCTCGGCCCGCGCGGTCTGATGCCCAACCCCAAGACCGGCACCGTCACCCCGGATGTGGCCAAGGCTGTGGCCGACATCAAGGGCGGCAAGATCAATTTCCGCGTCGACAAGCAGGCCAACCTGCACTTCGTGATCGGCAAGGCTTCGTTCGACGAGAAGAAGCTCGTCGAGAACTACGGCGCCGCGCTCGACGAGGTGCTGCGGGCCAAGCCGTCCTCGTCGAAGGGCCGCTACCTGAAGAAGATCACCGTGTCGACGACCACGGGCCCGGGCATCCCGGTCGACCCGGCCGTCACACGCAACTTCACCGAAGAGGCGTAA
- the rplK gene encoding 50S ribosomal protein L11, with product MAPKKKVAGLIKLQIQAGQANPAPPVGPALGQHGVNIMEFCKAYNAATENQRGNIIPVEITVYEDRSFTFELKTPPAARLLLKAAGVQKGSAEPHKTKVAKVTWDQVREIAETKKADLNANDIDQAAKIIAGTARSMGITVE from the coding sequence ATGGCTCCCAAGAAGAAGGTCGCCGGGCTGATCAAGCTCCAGATCCAGGCCGGGCAGGCCAACCCCGCCCCGCCGGTCGGCCCCGCGCTCGGCCAGCACGGCGTCAACATCATGGAGTTCTGCAAGGCCTACAACGCCGCGACGGAGAACCAGCGCGGGAACATCATCCCCGTCGAGATCACCGTCTACGAGGACCGCAGCTTCACCTTCGAACTGAAGACCCCGCCCGCCGCCCGGCTGCTGCTGAAGGCCGCCGGTGTGCAGAAGGGTTCGGCCGAGCCGCACAAGACCAAGGTTGCCAAGGTGACCTGGGATCAGGTGCGCGAGATCGCCGAGACCAAGAAGGCCGACCTCAACGCCAACGACATCGACCAGGCCGCCAAGATCATCGCCGGCACCGCCCGGTCGATGGGCATCACGGTCGAATAA
- the nusG gene encoding transcription termination/antitermination protein NusG: protein MTTPEGDTPTGEGLVDVIDETTPELEVAPEAEATEAAAEAVEEELDPADALKAELRSKPGDWYVIHSYAGYENKVKANLETRVQNLDVGDYIFQVEVPTEEVTEIKNGQRKQVNRKVLPGYILVRMELTDDSWAAVRNTPGVTGFVGATSRPTALSLNDVVKFLLPQGAAKKQGKAASTAAAASSEATLERPEILVDFEVGESVTVMDGPFATLPASISEVNAEQQKLKVLVSIFGRETPVELTFNQVAKI, encoded by the coding sequence GTGACAACCCCCGAAGGCGATACCCCCACGGGTGAAGGCCTCGTCGATGTCATCGACGAGACCACACCTGAGCTCGAGGTGGCGCCTGAAGCCGAGGCGACGGAAGCCGCCGCCGAGGCCGTCGAGGAGGAACTCGATCCGGCCGACGCGCTCAAGGCTGAGCTGCGCAGCAAGCCGGGTGACTGGTACGTCATCCACTCCTACGCCGGCTACGAGAACAAGGTGAAGGCCAACCTCGAGACCCGCGTGCAGAACCTCGACGTCGGCGACTACATCTTCCAGGTGGAAGTGCCCACCGAAGAGGTCACCGAGATCAAGAACGGCCAGCGCAAGCAGGTCAACCGCAAGGTGCTGCCGGGCTACATCCTGGTGCGCATGGAACTGACCGACGACTCGTGGGCCGCGGTGCGCAACACCCCCGGTGTCACCGGCTTCGTCGGCGCCACCTCGCGGCCGACGGCACTGTCGCTCAACGACGTGGTGAAGTTCCTGCTGCCCCAGGGCGCGGCCAAGAAGCAGGGCAAGGCGGCTTCGACTGCGGCGGCTGCGTCGTCGGAGGCCACGCTGGAGCGCCCGGAGATTCTGGTCGACTTCGAGGTCGGCGAGTCGGTGACCGTCATGGACGGCCCGTTCGCCACACTGCCGGCGTCGATCAGCGAGGTCAACGCCGAACAGCAGAAGCTCAAGGTGCTGGTGTCTATCTTCGGCCGCGAGACGCCTGTCGAACTGACCTTCAACCAGGTCGCCAAGATCTAG
- the secE gene encoding preprotein translocase subunit SecE, producing the protein MSDERDSADAASDSNEDTTGGQTVVVSRPQRPTGKRTRQRAGATALAEQEEVESGAEELGVDETKSGKKAKKPKKASTGPSRNPFVFVWNYLKQVVAELRKVIWPNRKQMVSYTSVVLLFLAFMVALIGGVDLGLAKLVLLVFG; encoded by the coding sequence GTGAGCGATGAGCGCGATAGTGCTGACGCCGCAAGCGACAGCAACGAGGACACCACCGGCGGTCAAACCGTCGTCGTGAGCCGCCCCCAGCGTCCCACCGGCAAGCGGACCCGGCAGCGCGCCGGCGCCACCGCACTGGCCGAGCAGGAAGAAGTGGAATCGGGCGCCGAGGAACTCGGCGTCGACGAGACGAAGTCCGGCAAGAAAGCCAAGAAGCCGAAGAAGGCCTCCACCGGACCGTCGCGCAACCCCTTCGTGTTCGTGTGGAACTACCTCAAGCAGGTGGTTGCCGAGCTGCGCAAGGTGATCTGGCCGAACCGCAAGCAGATGGTCAGCTACACCAGCGTCGTGCTGCTGTTCCTGGCTTTCATGGTGGCGCTGATCGGCGGCGTGGACCTGGGCCTGGCCAAGCTGGTGCTGCTGGTGTTCGGCTGA
- the hadC gene encoding (3R)-hydroxyacyl-ACP dehydratase subunit HadC: protein MALKTDIRGMVYEYPETFTIGREQIRQYANSIKAQDPASIDTEAAKELGYDGLVAPLTFMSIFAVMIQRHFFQHVDVGFETLQIVQVDQKFKFYRPIAEGDELRGSLAIDSVNERFGADIVTSRNILVDVKTGEVVMEAFTTLMGHEGDNSISAGWDPETGQVLRKPVRHEDDEAD from the coding sequence ATGGCCCTCAAGACCGACATCCGCGGCATGGTGTACGAGTACCCGGAGACCTTCACCATCGGCCGTGAGCAGATCCGCCAGTACGCCAATTCGATCAAGGCCCAGGACCCGGCCAGCATCGATACCGAGGCGGCCAAGGAACTCGGCTACGACGGACTCGTCGCACCCCTGACCTTTATGTCGATCTTCGCGGTGATGATTCAGCGGCACTTCTTCCAGCACGTCGACGTGGGCTTCGAAACCCTGCAGATCGTCCAGGTGGACCAAAAGTTCAAGTTCTACCGGCCGATCGCCGAGGGTGACGAGCTGCGCGGCAGCTTGGCAATCGACTCGGTCAACGAGCGGTTCGGCGCCGACATCGTTACCTCCCGAAATATCCTGGTCGATGTGAAGACCGGCGAGGTCGTCATGGAAGCCTTCACCACCCTGATGGGCCACGAGGGCGACAACTCGATCTCGGCCGGCTGGGACCCCGAAACCGGCCAGGTTCTGCGCAAGCCCGTCCGCCACGAGGACGACGAAGCGGATTAA